One Kitasatospora sp. NBC_01287 DNA window includes the following coding sequences:
- a CDS encoding BlaI/MecI/CopY family transcriptional regulator — MSERETNPMGIRGRRRGDEPLQRRANGALEARVLAVLQEVDEALTAGEVAERLGEDLARTTVVTTLSRMHDKGVLTREARGRAFAYRPVADSYGLTARRMHQLLAGESNREAVLERFVDEMDAGDEQLLRRLLGSDLDPGQ; from the coding sequence ATGAGTGAACGGGAGACCAACCCGATGGGGATCAGGGGGCGTCGGCGCGGTGACGAGCCGCTCCAGCGGCGGGCGAACGGGGCCTTGGAGGCCCGGGTGCTCGCCGTGCTGCAGGAAGTTGACGAGGCGTTGACGGCGGGCGAGGTCGCCGAGCGGCTGGGTGAGGACCTGGCGCGCACGACGGTGGTCACCACGCTCTCGCGCATGCACGACAAGGGCGTGCTGACCCGGGAGGCGCGCGGGCGGGCCTTCGCCTACCGGCCCGTCGCGGACTCCTACGGCCTGACCGCCCGGCGCATGCACCAGCTGCTCGCCGGGGAGTCCAATCGGGAGGCAGTCCTGGAGCGGTTCGTCGACGAGATGGACGCGGGCGACGAACAGCTGCTGCGTCGGCTGCTGGGCAGCGACCTCGACCCGGGACAGTAG
- a CDS encoding AAA family ATPase has protein sequence MPPKLNSRKPTGIVPWPFILVEGEEGAGKSYQTIAFSASKRIGQMYVMDLSEGSADEYAGIPGADFEVIVHDGSYQSIAEQVEAVWWEARRAATAGEPPVVFVIDSGSALWRMLSNWTYERAKRSDRNRAKLAENPDSNIDVGRHLWNDSIERWYRIVHMLQTLPGIAIMLARGKEISATDGKGQPLVERGRAVKEWKVATHKDTGFDSTLWVRMRRDKPAELIKARTLRFRVESGNPMPLPDFSFEKVIFDMLGCSTDSQPRDMPELTGDRTGPWMKRIAEAADRDACVGLWKQLDAGPETGLSEAEWKTVRLAVQARVRELAAPPTTIDDEPGSDAARLRAAAEAQQAEADAEFTAEPAPAAA, from the coding sequence GTGCCCCCCAAGCTCAACTCCCGCAAGCCCACCGGGATCGTCCCTTGGCCGTTCATCCTCGTCGAGGGCGAGGAAGGCGCCGGGAAGTCGTACCAGACCATCGCGTTCAGCGCGTCCAAGCGCATCGGCCAGATGTACGTCATGGACCTGTCCGAGGGCTCCGCAGACGAGTACGCCGGCATCCCCGGCGCCGACTTCGAGGTCATCGTCCACGACGGCTCCTACCAGTCGATCGCCGAGCAGGTCGAAGCCGTTTGGTGGGAGGCCCGCCGGGCCGCGACCGCCGGTGAGCCGCCCGTCGTGTTCGTCATCGACTCCGGGTCCGCGCTGTGGCGGATGCTGTCCAACTGGACGTACGAGCGGGCCAAGCGCAGCGACCGCAACCGAGCCAAGCTCGCCGAGAACCCGGACTCGAACATCGACGTCGGCCGCCACCTGTGGAACGACAGCATCGAACGGTGGTACCGGATCGTCCACATGCTCCAGACACTGCCGGGCATCGCCATCATGCTCGCCCGCGGCAAGGAAATCAGCGCCACCGACGGCAAGGGGCAGCCGCTCGTTGAGCGCGGCCGCGCAGTGAAAGAGTGGAAGGTCGCGACCCACAAGGACACCGGCTTCGACAGCACGCTGTGGGTGCGGATGCGCCGTGACAAGCCCGCCGAGCTGATCAAGGCCCGCACCTTGCGGTTCCGCGTCGAGAGCGGCAACCCCATGCCGCTGCCGGACTTCTCCTTCGAGAAGGTGATCTTCGACATGCTTGGCTGCTCCACCGACTCCCAGCCCCGCGACATGCCTGAGCTGACCGGCGACCGCACCGGCCCGTGGATGAAGCGCATCGCCGAAGCCGCCGACCGTGACGCCTGCGTGGGCCTGTGGAAGCAGCTCGACGCCGGCCCCGAGACGGGCCTGTCCGAAGCCGAGTGGAAGACGGTACGCCTGGCCGTCCAGGCGCGGGTGCGGGAGCTGGCCGCACCGCCGACGACCATCGACGACGAGCCCGGTAGTGATGCCGCCCGGCTTCGGGCCGCTGCCGAAGCCCAGCAGGCCGAGGCCGACGCCGAGTTCACCGCCGAGCCGGCTCCCGCCGCCGCATAG
- a CDS encoding DUF6093 family protein: MSTPTAPVDLDAVRHNLETTVMVDKVKITRPTGTPQLDVATGLVGPVPADTVWEGNGAVLSAHGLATVEHLVGGRWLEDTASWYGLVTPLAAPTLQRGDLVTVLAAASPTAGTTGRTWQALDPGEASTVAVARVTRLDEIVAP, translated from the coding sequence GTGAGCACCCCGACCGCGCCGGTGGACCTCGATGCAGTCCGCCATAACCTGGAGACCACCGTGATGGTCGACAAGGTCAAGATCACCCGGCCGACCGGCACCCCTCAACTCGACGTCGCGACGGGCCTGGTGGGCCCCGTGCCGGCCGACACCGTGTGGGAGGGAAACGGTGCGGTGCTGTCCGCGCACGGCCTGGCCACCGTCGAGCACCTGGTCGGCGGCCGGTGGCTGGAAGACACCGCATCGTGGTACGGGCTCGTCACCCCACTCGCCGCACCAACACTCCAACGCGGGGACCTCGTCACGGTTCTGGCCGCCGCGTCCCCGACCGCCGGCACCACCGGCCGCACCTGGCAGGCGCTCGACCCGGGCGAGGCCAGCACCGTCGCCGTCGCCCGGGTGACCCGCCTGGACGAGATCGTGGCGCCGTAG
- a CDS encoding phosphatase PAP2 family protein yields the protein MTSAATAPAALDGSRIDGGLYTTVTDFARHTHWLNQPMVWWTSYGAVLFVLLLIAAWWRARRADAAAMAGALSAFAAAAIAFLLNSGIKDLVAEPRPCRALPHDFLLEACPVPSDYAFPSNHTTVAFAAAVALLLIDRRLGAFAIVAAVLMGASRVYVGAHYPHDVLASALVGALVAIPTVLTGRRALTPAVELLRTGALRPLLSAG from the coding sequence GTGACAAGCGCAGCCACCGCTCCGGCGGCCCTGGACGGCTCCCGCATCGACGGCGGCCTCTACACCACGGTCACCGACTTCGCCCGCCACACCCACTGGCTGAACCAGCCGATGGTCTGGTGGACCAGCTACGGAGCGGTGCTGTTCGTGCTGCTGCTGATCGCCGCCTGGTGGCGCGCACGCCGGGCGGACGCCGCCGCGATGGCCGGCGCCCTGTCCGCGTTCGCCGCCGCCGCGATCGCCTTCCTGCTCAACTCCGGCATCAAGGACCTGGTCGCCGAGCCGCGCCCGTGCCGGGCCCTGCCCCACGACTTCCTCCTGGAGGCATGCCCGGTCCCCAGCGACTACGCCTTCCCCAGCAACCACACCACCGTCGCGTTCGCCGCCGCCGTCGCGCTGCTACTGATCGACCGCCGCCTCGGGGCGTTCGCGATCGTCGCAGCCGTGCTGATGGGCGCCTCCCGCGTCTACGTCGGCGCCCACTACCCGCACGACGTCCTCGCCTCCGCCCTCGTCGGCGCCCTCGTCGCCATCCCGACCGTCCTCACCGGCCGCCGCGCCCTGACCCCGGCCGTCGAACTCCTGCGCACCGGGGCGCTGCGCCCGCTCCTGTCGGCCGGCTGA
- a CDS encoding DUF190 domain-containing protein translates to MLRMTVYLGETDLYHHHPVFTEIVHRAHRAGLAGASVFRGIEGFGATSLIHTTRLLDLAEDLPVAVVIIDEEQRVRDFLPQAEEVVTQGLITLDPVEVVTHRIGPGPAERGKAG, encoded by the coding sequence ATGCTGCGGATGACCGTCTATCTCGGCGAGACGGACCTGTACCACCACCACCCCGTCTTCACCGAGATCGTCCACCGCGCCCACCGCGCCGGGCTGGCAGGGGCGAGCGTCTTCCGCGGGATCGAGGGCTTCGGCGCCACCTCCCTCATCCACACCACCCGCCTGCTCGACCTCGCCGAGGACCTCCCCGTCGCCGTCGTGATCATCGACGAGGAGCAGCGCGTGCGCGACTTCCTCCCCCAAGCCGAGGAGGTCGTCACCCAGGGGCTGATCACCCTGGACCCGGTGGAGGTCGTCACCCACCGCATCGGCCCCGGCCCGGCCGAGCGCGGGAAGGCCGGCTGA
- a CDS encoding histidine phosphatase family protein, with protein MGVIVVVHHGQTVWSLTGRDAGTSEIALDSTGANQAVAIGKALATWRFLTLFKPHPASRHSPLARPTAASRRRTPPTAAQRVRHPQPRQGRPVLQPWNTHHPT; from the coding sequence GTGGGGGTCATCGTCGTCGTCCATCACGGGCAGACGGTCTGGAGCCTGACGGGCAGGGACGCCGGCACCAGCGAGATCGCGCTCGACTCCACCGGTGCCAACCAGGCCGTCGCGATCGGCAAGGCCCTGGCGACCTGGCGGTTCCTGACCCTCTTCAAACCACATCCTGCAAGCCGTCACAGCCCGCTGGCTCGGCCTACCGCCGCCAGCCGCCGCCGAACTCCTCCCACTGCCGCCCAGCGCGTTCGGCATCCTCAGCCACGACAAGGCAGACCCGTCCTCCAGCCATGGAACACCCACCACCCGACCTGA
- a CDS encoding HK97 gp10 family phage protein: MATVSSNAAVLAGRLEAQAGTLLPAATAVVTHHAMLLETAIKAAASGRPGPNAPTGDYRRSWTTEVRVTAAGVEAVVGTNKPQAARLEYGFSGADSLGRIYHQPPLPHVGPSVDRLTPAFVAAVGQLAEGIVR, translated from the coding sequence ATGGCCACCGTGAGCAGCAACGCCGCTGTCCTCGCCGGCCGCCTCGAAGCGCAAGCAGGGACGCTGCTTCCCGCCGCCACGGCCGTCGTCACCCATCACGCGATGCTGCTGGAGACCGCGATCAAGGCCGCCGCATCCGGGCGGCCGGGGCCGAACGCCCCGACCGGTGACTACCGCAGGTCGTGGACCACCGAAGTGCGGGTCACCGCAGCCGGGGTGGAGGCCGTCGTCGGCACCAACAAGCCGCAGGCCGCCCGCCTGGAGTACGGCTTCAGCGGGGCGGACTCCCTCGGCCGGATCTACCACCAGCCGCCTCTTCCGCACGTCGGCCCCTCGGTGGACCGGCTCACGCCCGCCTTCGTTGCCGCGGTCGGGCAGCTCGCCGAAGGGATCGTGCGGTGA
- a CDS encoding phage tail tape measure protein — MAGAYTLYVQLQAGLSGLTTGLRGGAQQLRSFDGQLSSTRAELERMEAAAVRLGRAQAAAAEEAVASQEAVRAAVERSAAAQQAATATAERAGRAQVVAAQSAARAQAEQAAAIEATTRAARAQELAQTMAVRAQATTGAGAVAAQRTAAAAAESATRAGEAQVAQAARAAAAQEAAGRAAGLAERTSAGAAQAAASASSARAALASTEEQAARRAGTAAMELGRAQTEAAAAAQAATAARVSGLVKGGVLLGAILAAGLAGAMALEREMANVLTISQQINGKNIGAFTSEIIRLSTELPQTASQLAQGLYQIVSTGFDGAEAMDVLEVSAKGASAGLTTTETSARALLGVLKAYGMPASKASDVMDIMFQTVNKGVISFSELAQQLGDVVPMAAAAGIGFDDMSAALAAITLSGIPAAEAATSLNMLMTRLMKPTKDLSALIHGLGYESAASAVQQDGLYVVMGKITQATGGQAEATVNLFKDIRASRAALALAAADGQNYADTYKAITSAVDRADATQKAYAIQMNTTSGQFDLFKNRAAAAGMDVARILLPVLQELAQDASVVANAFNDLPGPVKSSIGVLVALGAVALVTRAGVAQLSSQLVAFRAATAEAQAGGAVLPALLRGTSLAVSGLTGILAIGVLGYAAYSASKQKAKAVTDDLTAALRAEREQHDVGAGMRALAESLANSDDMKKLKAAGLEMTEVIDGLMDGGDKLAKLNDKLDISKAASWDPNLMAYNTDFDKAKQILSQRRKTWDDAIKADSESAAAMDIVSAKIKGSVQANLAAWSPEQALPTDKNGNPQYSEQMKALGKAMGDIVQPAEAWKAAQDKVTASSRAGVTQIDLAKTSISGYIDTLSTQQKASKQFQTDLDELTTRGYGPLADHFAKLGDASAGMAHELVENLKAGKKGAADQLSDLTKVTKAGLDDYMAELQRQLQTQRDFQKNLSELAVSGHEDLVDHFAQLGVSSAGMLDELVQRIKSGHGQIADELSSVIEESTSRSTAAYRAGLEQVPLIAAKYGQDTARAWATAAETNDVVAFGKIMEQMAVTDMTNAARAGADASKTEMASGLDLVTQVAGAKGLDAAGAFSQALLAGDIDKAMDILKSIWGSKQPIDAPDLSAVIGAFHTAGGKANDEWSAMLTLIAQVSQAKGAAAAQALTAALLSGDMGAVQRQLDAIGASVRSIPGQKTINVNVNAPSRIDVPVVLTPQGAAGWNGGVGDSPFAARHANGHIVSYYADGGLRRGEQHVAQIAPAGTWRVWAEPETGGESYIPLAPAKRDRSKTILAETARRFGGTVLYGTGGHLHLADGGLVATRPAPPSRGLAKLVPARTSTTTVVVREGAAAPLVGSMPISVSGSNLTGEQVADAVMRRIRHLKRGGRA; from the coding sequence GTGGCCGGCGCCTACACCCTGTACGTCCAGCTTCAGGCGGGGCTGTCCGGTTTGACGACCGGTCTGCGCGGCGGAGCGCAGCAACTCCGCTCATTTGACGGGCAGTTGTCGTCCACGCGGGCGGAGCTGGAGCGGATGGAGGCGGCAGCTGTCCGGCTCGGCCGCGCCCAGGCCGCCGCCGCTGAGGAAGCGGTCGCCTCTCAGGAGGCGGTGCGCGCCGCGGTGGAGCGGTCGGCCGCAGCCCAGCAGGCCGCGACGGCCACTGCCGAGCGTGCCGGTCGGGCGCAGGTCGTGGCGGCGCAGTCCGCCGCGAGGGCGCAGGCCGAGCAGGCCGCCGCGATCGAGGCGACGACCCGCGCGGCACGGGCGCAGGAACTCGCCCAGACGATGGCCGTCCGGGCGCAGGCCACCACCGGCGCCGGTGCGGTGGCGGCGCAGCGCACTGCCGCCGCTGCTGCGGAGTCCGCGACCAGGGCCGGTGAGGCGCAGGTCGCGCAGGCCGCTCGGGCCGCCGCCGCGCAGGAGGCGGCCGGGCGGGCTGCTGGCCTGGCGGAGCGCACCAGCGCGGGCGCGGCGCAGGCCGCCGCTTCGGCGAGTTCGGCGCGTGCCGCGTTGGCGTCGACGGAGGAGCAGGCCGCCCGCCGGGCCGGGACGGCGGCGATGGAGCTGGGGCGGGCGCAGACCGAGGCCGCTGCTGCGGCGCAGGCCGCGACCGCCGCCCGGGTGTCGGGGCTGGTCAAGGGCGGGGTGCTGCTCGGTGCGATCCTGGCAGCCGGGCTGGCCGGGGCGATGGCCCTTGAGCGGGAGATGGCGAACGTCCTGACCATCTCCCAGCAGATCAACGGGAAGAACATCGGGGCGTTCACCAGCGAGATCATTCGGCTGTCCACTGAACTGCCTCAGACGGCGAGCCAGTTGGCACAGGGCCTGTATCAGATCGTCAGTACCGGGTTCGACGGTGCTGAGGCGATGGACGTGCTGGAGGTGTCCGCGAAGGGTGCCTCGGCTGGTCTGACGACGACGGAGACCTCGGCGAGGGCGCTCCTCGGTGTCCTGAAGGCGTACGGGATGCCCGCCAGCAAGGCGAGCGACGTCATGGACATCATGTTCCAAACCGTCAACAAGGGTGTCATTTCGTTCTCTGAGCTTGCGCAGCAGCTCGGCGATGTCGTCCCGATGGCGGCCGCTGCGGGCATCGGGTTCGATGACATGTCGGCTGCACTCGCGGCCATCACCCTGTCCGGCATCCCCGCAGCCGAGGCCGCGACCAGCCTGAACATGCTGATGACCCGCCTGATGAAGCCGACGAAGGACCTCTCCGCGCTCATCCACGGCCTCGGGTACGAGTCGGCTGCCAGCGCCGTGCAGCAGGACGGCCTGTACGTCGTCATGGGCAAGATCACCCAGGCGACCGGAGGGCAAGCCGAGGCAACTGTCAACCTGTTCAAGGACATTCGCGCATCCAGGGCTGCTCTTGCCCTCGCCGCCGCGGATGGCCAGAACTACGCCGACACCTACAAGGCCATCACCTCGGCCGTGGATCGCGCCGACGCCACGCAGAAGGCGTACGCGATCCAGATGAACACCACCAGCGGCCAGTTCGACCTGTTCAAGAACCGTGCCGCCGCCGCTGGCATGGACGTGGCCCGCATCCTGCTGCCAGTCCTTCAAGAACTCGCCCAGGACGCCTCGGTGGTGGCGAACGCCTTCAACGACCTGCCCGGCCCGGTCAAGTCGAGCATCGGCGTGCTCGTCGCCCTCGGCGCGGTCGCCCTCGTCACCCGCGCCGGCGTCGCGCAACTCTCCTCCCAGCTTGTCGCGTTCCGCGCAGCCACCGCCGAAGCACAGGCCGGAGGGGCCGTGCTGCCCGCCCTGCTGCGCGGAACCAGCCTCGCCGTGTCGGGCCTCACCGGCATCCTCGCCATCGGTGTCCTCGGCTACGCCGCGTACTCCGCGTCCAAGCAGAAGGCCAAGGCCGTCACCGACGACCTGACCGCGGCGCTGCGCGCCGAACGCGAGCAGCACGACGTGGGCGCAGGGATGCGGGCGCTCGCCGAATCCCTCGCCAACAGCGACGACATGAAGAAGCTAAAGGCCGCCGGCCTGGAGATGACGGAAGTCATCGACGGCCTGATGGACGGCGGCGACAAGCTCGCCAAGCTCAACGACAAGCTCGACATCAGCAAGGCCGCGTCGTGGGATCCGAACCTGATGGCCTACAACACGGACTTCGACAAGGCCAAGCAGATCCTGTCCCAGCGTCGCAAGACCTGGGACGACGCGATCAAGGCCGACTCGGAGAGCGCCGCGGCGATGGACATCGTCAGCGCGAAGATCAAGGGCTCCGTTCAGGCCAACCTCGCCGCGTGGTCACCCGAGCAGGCGCTGCCGACCGATAAGAACGGCAACCCGCAGTACTCGGAGCAGATGAAGGCCCTCGGCAAGGCGATGGGCGACATTGTCCAGCCCGCCGAGGCGTGGAAGGCCGCCCAGGACAAGGTCACCGCGTCCAGCCGAGCCGGGGTCACGCAGATCGACCTCGCGAAGACGTCCATCAGCGGGTACATCGACACGCTCAGCACCCAGCAGAAGGCCAGCAAGCAGTTCCAGACCGACCTGGACGAGCTCACCACCCGAGGCTACGGCCCGCTCGCCGACCACTTCGCGAAGCTCGGTGACGCGTCCGCCGGGATGGCCCACGAGCTGGTGGAGAACCTGAAGGCCGGGAAGAAGGGAGCCGCCGACCAGTTGTCCGACCTCACCAAGGTCACCAAGGCCGGGCTCGACGACTACATGGCCGAGCTGCAGCGCCAGTTGCAGACCCAGCGGGACTTCCAGAAGAACCTGTCCGAGCTCGCGGTGTCCGGCCATGAAGACCTCGTCGATCACTTCGCGCAGCTTGGCGTCAGCTCCGCCGGGATGCTCGACGAACTCGTGCAGAGGATCAAGAGCGGGCACGGCCAGATCGCCGACGAGCTGTCATCCGTCATAGAGGAGAGCACCAGCCGCTCCACCGCGGCCTACCGGGCGGGCCTGGAGCAGGTCCCGCTGATCGCCGCGAAATACGGCCAGGACACCGCTCGGGCGTGGGCGACTGCCGCCGAGACCAACGACGTCGTGGCGTTCGGCAAGATCATGGAGCAGATGGCCGTCACCGACATGACGAACGCGGCGAGGGCGGGGGCTGACGCGTCGAAGACGGAGATGGCCTCCGGCCTCGACCTGGTCACCCAGGTAGCCGGCGCCAAGGGCCTGGATGCCGCGGGGGCGTTCTCGCAGGCGCTGCTAGCCGGTGACATCGACAAGGCCATGGACATCCTCAAGAGCATCTGGGGCAGCAAGCAGCCGATCGACGCACCCGACTTGAGCGCCGTGATTGGGGCATTCCACACCGCAGGCGGGAAGGCCAACGACGAGTGGTCGGCCATGCTGACCCTCATCGCGCAGGTCTCCCAGGCCAAGGGCGCCGCTGCCGCGCAGGCACTGACCGCCGCACTGCTGTCCGGCGACATGGGCGCCGTCCAGCGGCAGTTGGACGCGATCGGCGCATCGGTGAGGAGCATCCCCGGGCAGAAGACCATCAACGTCAACGTCAACGCGCCTTCGCGGATCGACGTGCCCGTGGTCCTCACCCCGCAGGGCGCCGCTGGCTGGAACGGCGGCGTGGGCGACTCGCCGTTCGCGGCCCGGCACGCCAACGGCCACATCGTCTCCTACTACGCCGACGGCGGTCTGCGCCGAGGCGAGCAGCACGTCGCCCAGATCGCCCCAGCCGGCACCTGGAGGGTCTGGGCGGAACCCGAGACGGGCGGCGAGTCGTACATCCCGCTTGCACCGGCCAAGCGGGACCGCTCGAAGACGATCCTGGCGGAGACCGCCCGCCGGTTCGGCGGGACCGTCCTGTACGGGACCGGCGGGCACCTGCACCTCGCCGACGGCGGCCTCGTCGCCACCCGGCCCGCCCCGCCGAGCCGAGGTCTGGCCAAGCTCGTCCCCGCCCGCACCTCGACAACCACGGTGGTCGTGCGCGAGGGCGCGGCGGCTCCCCTGGTCGGTTCGATGCCCATCAGCGTCTCCGGCTCCAATCTCACCGGCGAGCAGGTCGCGGATGCCGTGATGCGCCGCATTCGCCACCTCAAGCGCGGAGGACGAGCCTGA
- a CDS encoding CrcB family protein: MPRHPDAHPAEPGTAANRSGTSARSEAGEAIPDHLRGVGMRGERPPTTGGPPPAETLPVDPDTPSPPTTGQPARPRQWDVLAVIALGGGLGSVARYGLAHAWATPAGGFPWATFTTNIAGSLLLGLLMVYVLELWPPTRYVRPFLGVGVLGGFTTFSTYTVELRGLIATGHLSIADAYALTSLVAGLAAVWTGIVLARRLGHLPVRRGRAAAPKPGPPPPPSPTPPKP, encoded by the coding sequence ATGCCCCGGCACCCCGATGCCCACCCGGCCGAGCCCGGCACCGCTGCGAACCGCAGCGGCACGTCGGCGCGCTCCGAGGCCGGCGAGGCGATTCCCGATCACCTGCGAGGAGTAGGCATGCGCGGCGAGCGCCCGCCCACAACCGGTGGGCCGCCGCCCGCCGAGACCCTGCCCGTCGACCCCGACACCCCGAGCCCGCCCACGACCGGGCAGCCCGCCCGGCCGCGCCAGTGGGACGTGCTCGCCGTCATCGCGCTCGGCGGGGGCCTCGGCAGCGTCGCCCGCTACGGACTCGCCCACGCCTGGGCGACACCGGCCGGCGGCTTCCCCTGGGCGACGTTCACCACCAACATCGCCGGCAGCCTGCTGCTCGGCCTGCTGATGGTCTACGTCCTGGAGCTCTGGCCGCCGACCCGCTACGTGCGCCCGTTCCTCGGTGTCGGCGTCCTCGGCGGTTTCACCACCTTCTCCACCTACACCGTCGAGCTGCGCGGCCTGATCGCCACCGGCCACCTCTCGATCGCCGACGCCTACGCCCTGACCAGCCTGGTCGCCGGACTCGCCGCCGTGTGGACCGGCATCGTGCTCGCCCGCCGCCTCGGCCACCTGCCGGTACGGCGAGGACGCGCCGCCGCTCCCAAGCCGGGGCCACCGCCGCCGCCAAGCCCCACACCGCCCAAGCCATGA
- a CDS encoding M56 family metallopeptidase, giving the protein MHLSLYLPLLFPLVATVSARPLAERLEPRVATWVLTGAALALAAASSLVLGLLTVAGLVRIPLVAALADLSLPVIRRGQPPAWWVAVIASLLLAAAVIAVARTLWRRTRAFLAAEEAACLPGPRQLVVLEDPAADAFAMPGLPGKIVVSTGMLAALDDRERQVLLAHERAHLRSHHYLFTNAAQLAAAANPLLRPLASAVAYTVERWADEHAARVTGDRRRVAVTVGKAALAARRTRATRPVSEMVLGALGRHRRPRAAGGPVPRRVAALLAPAPRHRPLPLAASAVLLAATALCAHQAYHDLHHLLRLARIS; this is encoded by the coding sequence GTGCACCTCTCCCTGTACCTGCCCCTGCTGTTCCCGCTGGTCGCCACGGTGTCGGCGCGCCCGCTGGCGGAGCGGCTAGAGCCGCGGGTTGCCACGTGGGTGCTGACCGGTGCCGCGCTCGCCCTGGCCGCCGCCAGCTCCCTCGTGCTCGGTCTGCTCACGGTCGCGGGCCTGGTGCGGATTCCGCTGGTAGCCGCTCTGGCCGATCTGTCGCTGCCGGTCATCCGCCGCGGTCAGCCCCCGGCGTGGTGGGTGGCCGTCATCGCCTCCCTCCTGCTGGCCGCAGCCGTGATCGCGGTTGCGCGCACCCTGTGGCGCCGCACCCGGGCGTTCCTCGCCGCCGAGGAGGCGGCGTGCCTGCCCGGCCCGCGCCAGCTGGTGGTGCTGGAGGACCCGGCGGCCGATGCCTTCGCCATGCCGGGACTGCCGGGGAAGATCGTGGTCTCCACCGGCATGCTCGCCGCCCTCGACGACCGCGAGCGGCAGGTGCTGCTCGCCCACGAACGCGCCCACCTGCGCAGCCACCACTACCTGTTCACCAACGCCGCCCAGCTCGCCGCCGCTGCCAATCCCCTGCTACGGCCACTCGCCTCCGCCGTCGCCTACACGGTGGAGCGGTGGGCGGACGAGCACGCCGCCCGCGTCACCGGCGACCGGCGCCGCGTCGCCGTGACCGTGGGCAAGGCCGCCCTCGCCGCCCGCCGCACCCGCGCCACGCGCCCGGTCTCAGAAATGGTGCTGGGCGCGCTCGGCCGCCACCGCCGCCCCCGCGCCGCCGGCGGCCCCGTCCCCCGGCGGGTCGCCGCGCTGCTCGCCCCGGCCCCGCGCCACCGCCCCCTGCCACTGGCCGCCAGCGCCGTCCTGCTCGCGGCGACCGCCCTGTGCGCACACCAGGCGTACCACGACCTGCACCACCTGCTCCGCCTCGCCCGCATCAGCTGA
- a CDS encoding N-acetylmuramoyl-L-alanine amidase, with product MTRSQLGWPASAAPDQPTARGVKIHYEGTFVSPSLAGDHSQCVAEVQAIRASHLANTKEGYVDVAYSYLACVHGILFEGRGIGKRTAANGDQDLNRAHYAVCALIGDKGLTQPTDALLSALRDGIDLLRQHGAGGEVLGHCDGYATECPGTPLIAWVRSGAPRPGGSPAPSQPSTGAAPAWPGRYLADYCEGQDVAAWQQQMAARGWQITVDGKYGSKSATVCRSFQSDKGLDSDGVVGPKTWSAAWTAPIT from the coding sequence GTGACGCGGAGTCAGCTCGGCTGGCCCGCCTCGGCAGCACCCGACCAACCCACCGCACGCGGTGTGAAGATCCATTACGAGGGGACGTTCGTGTCCCCGTCCCTGGCCGGCGACCACAGTCAGTGCGTCGCGGAGGTTCAGGCGATCCGTGCCAGCCACCTCGCGAACACCAAGGAGGGTTACGTAGACGTCGCGTACTCCTACCTGGCGTGTGTGCACGGCATCCTGTTCGAGGGGCGTGGCATTGGCAAGCGGACCGCCGCGAACGGCGACCAGGACCTCAACCGGGCGCACTACGCGGTGTGTGCACTGATCGGCGACAAGGGCCTGACCCAGCCGACCGACGCGCTGCTGTCGGCTCTGCGAGACGGCATCGACCTGCTGCGCCAGCACGGCGCCGGCGGTGAGGTGCTGGGGCACTGTGACGGGTACGCGACCGAGTGCCCGGGAACTCCGCTGATCGCCTGGGTGCGATCCGGTGCGCCGCGGCCCGGCGGCTCCCCGGCCCCGTCGCAGCCGTCGACCGGTGCCGCGCCCGCCTGGCCGGGCCGGTACCTGGCCGACTACTGCGAGGGCCAGGACGTGGCGGCCTGGCAGCAGCAGATGGCCGCCCGAGGCTGGCAGATCACCGTCGACGGGAAGTACGGGTCCAAGTCGGCCACGGTGTGCAGGTCCTTCCAGTCGGACAAGGGCCTCGACTCGGATGGGGTCGTCGGGCCGAAGACCTGGTCGGCGGCGTGGACCGCTCCGATCACCTGA
- the crcB gene encoding fluoride efflux transporter CrcB, with amino-acid sequence MAVLMVFLGGMLGAPLRYLTDKAVQSRHDSVFPWGTFVINISGAFVLGALTGATHAHGLPSDAMLLLGTGLCGALTTFSTFTFETVHLLEDGSLAEAGVNAIGSLIAGIAAAAAGYALLTWL; translated from the coding sequence ATGGCGGTCCTTATGGTCTTCCTCGGCGGGATGCTCGGCGCCCCGCTGCGCTACCTCACCGACAAGGCCGTCCAGTCCCGCCACGACAGCGTCTTCCCCTGGGGCACCTTCGTCATCAACATCTCGGGCGCGTTCGTCCTCGGCGCACTCACCGGAGCCACCCACGCCCACGGCCTGCCCTCCGACGCGATGCTGCTGCTCGGCACCGGCCTGTGCGGGGCGCTGACCACGTTCAGCACCTTCACCTTCGAGACCGTCCACCTCCTGGAAGACGGCTCACTCGCCGAAGCCGGAGTCAACGCCATCGGCAGCCTCATCGCGGGCATCGCCGCAGCAGCCGCAGGCTACGCACTGCTGACCTGGCTGTGA